From the genome of bacterium, one region includes:
- a CDS encoding DUF4340 domain-containing protein, with the protein MSWKPTLWLLALVVIISLFIVVFERNVDSVSRALPLEAPLLQFSPSSITQLAITAGTISIECARREGQWFLIRPVEARADEARINRIIEALGDTRIRETLSPERLLQRHLSAASFGLEIPRAQLLVGNEFRVDEILVGDESPLGDLVYLRSKNGVDVMGTTCKVSDILPLDLDSFRDRSVFPAGLKRVTRLEVKYTGGFVQLALREGQWSIQQPIDARADNRRVEQLLQSLMALKVDAFGAVEAPADPAVYGFTADEAMMQISLTYEGGATPLVLTVGKTRQDMPNLVYAKISDVASVCSINRDVLSLQNIKLELLRDRRLCNADPAEIVSILLREGDSKLVLEKNEKNGWLILEPFRFKADAQAVGGLLRAICNLKVLKSLSGGTTNTLMGVLPAFPCRLAIATVQPLGVTTNQSLAQVPEGTSWSYRFSVPATGGSNNQVYCEENKTLMEVHPQELNTVWPLSRPALSLADPRPYMDCRMFEIASDQVRRITLSRNGREETVTLGNDGIWIANSPPEGRIVKGTIPALLSLAASLRAERIESMNAVTNVLSYGIEESSPRITFGLTGTSGIQKTVIIGGACDTNGVYSMIQGQDVVFVLKKEIAQTLSLPLVEAH; encoded by the coding sequence ATGAGTTGGAAACCTACTCTGTGGTTGTTGGCTCTGGTTGTTATCATCAGTTTGTTTATTGTTGTTTTTGAACGGAATGTTGATTCCGTTTCGAGGGCATTGCCGCTGGAGGCCCCCTTGCTGCAATTCAGCCCGAGCTCCATTACGCAACTTGCGATCACGGCAGGGACTATTTCCATTGAATGTGCCCGGCGTGAGGGCCAGTGGTTTTTAATCCGACCTGTTGAAGCACGGGCGGATGAAGCCCGGATCAATCGGATTATTGAGGCGTTGGGCGATACCCGTATTCGGGAAACCCTGAGTCCTGAGCGTCTTCTTCAACGCCATCTGTCCGCCGCCAGTTTCGGCTTGGAAATTCCGCGTGCCCAGCTTTTGGTAGGGAACGAATTCCGGGTTGACGAAATTCTGGTGGGTGATGAATCCCCGCTGGGAGATCTGGTCTATCTCCGCTCAAAAAACGGTGTGGACGTAATGGGGACAACGTGCAAGGTGTCCGACATTCTCCCCCTGGACCTCGATAGCTTCAGGGATCGTTCCGTTTTTCCTGCCGGCCTCAAGCGGGTGACTCGTTTGGAAGTGAAGTACACGGGCGGGTTTGTGCAGTTGGCACTTCGGGAAGGACAGTGGAGCATCCAGCAACCTATTGATGCCAGAGCCGATAACCGGAGGGTGGAGCAGTTGCTACAGTCACTTATGGCCTTGAAAGTGGATGCTTTTGGTGCCGTTGAGGCTCCTGCTGACCCTGCCGTTTATGGATTCACAGCCGACGAGGCTATGATGCAAATTTCACTGACGTATGAAGGAGGCGCAACTCCCCTGGTATTGACCGTGGGGAAGACCCGGCAAGATATGCCGAATCTTGTTTATGCCAAGATCAGTGATGTTGCGTCCGTCTGTTCCATTAACCGTGATGTCCTTTCATTGCAGAATATTAAGCTCGAGTTATTAAGAGATCGCCGTCTTTGTAATGCTGATCCTGCAGAGATTGTGTCAATCCTGTTACGGGAAGGGGATTCTAAACTGGTGCTTGAAAAGAACGAAAAAAACGGATGGCTGATTCTGGAGCCTTTTCGGTTCAAGGCGGATGCCCAGGCTGTGGGAGGGCTTTTAAGAGCTATTTGCAATCTCAAGGTGTTGAAGTCTTTGAGTGGGGGCACAACCAATACGCTCATGGGCGTCTTGCCGGCATTTCCCTGTCGCCTGGCTATTGCGACTGTTCAGCCATTAGGCGTGACTACTAATCAGTCTCTCGCGCAGGTGCCGGAGGGAACCAGCTGGAGTTATCGGTTTTCTGTTCCGGCTACAGGGGGATCCAATAATCAGGTCTATTGTGAGGAAAATAAAACCTTAATGGAAGTTCATCCCCAGGAGTTAAATACGGTTTGGCCCCTGTCCCGGCCGGCCCTTTCGCTGGCTGATCCGCGTCCTTATATGGATTGCCGGATGTTTGAAATCGCCTCCGATCAGGTGCGACGGATCACTTTGTCTCGAAATGGTCGCGAGGAAACCGTGACGCTTGGGAATGATGGGATTTGGATTGCAAACTCACCCCCGGAAGGACGGATTGTCAAGGGCACCATCCCGGCCTTGTTGAGCCTGGCCGCTTCGTTACGGGCGGAACGGATTGAAAGCATGAATGCGGTAACCAATGTCTTGTCGTATGGCATTGAAGAGTCCTCGCCGCGGATCACTTTCGGGTTAACTGGTACAAGTGGTATCCAAAAGACCGTCATCATTGGCGGAGCCTGTGATACGAATGGTGTCTACTCGATGATTCAGGGCCAGGATGTGGTGTTTGTTTTAAAGAAGGAAATTGCTCAGACCCTGTCGCTTCCTCTGGTTGAAGCGCATTGA
- a CDS encoding Gldg family protein: protein MHAIRILARRDLRSWLSLPAFYLMGAGYLIVTGMVFWVFAMTMGGRGLLTTEITFNGMLFWMAFLVLASAVSVKLLGDEQERGTLELLLTAPVSEVEVVVAKAGAGFVLILLLAFPAVLYPWILKALYPGWRGIDVGMWLSGVLILILLSGLMTLTGIFWSLFFRRQTTAIVATFLTGAMLVFRGSFRSWIGGGTDAASTGLVAVASHISSFSTGVIDSRALTFYLSGMAILLFVNVRLLQWTRYRRTSGALNVAVSFLLVMMLGGLVNFLSVLHPVRRDVSAAGNSPLPAAVVKTLNHVKTPVQIILLAPVGDPQAILARRVVEKYQFAHALLRVEMVDQSTELSRTRELVSQYKIRQPNVLIVNCGTRYMVLPIKGLDRVASGDARPDPRGASLGAVLESELIMALRSVVQEKGPVVYFLTGHDERSISDFTGYSGYSEIAGIIRERQSEVRPLLLGSVEAVPNDCAVLVIAGPARQLASWEVGKIRDYLARSGRLMVLLDFGSHSGLESLLAEWGIRLGTDRILDSKSASLLTSSRERSPAFGLGEVSVIRYGRHPITDGLDGLVSTFYMPRSVEPLFPDTQRGSLSDHADRPRVIELAFSSTKSWAEGDRDQSPPQFNEGYDRSGPLPLAVCVEKGLSSEIAMDIKPVRLVVFGDSQFAANTCLAGGNESFFVNALEWLQERGGTLVGFEDLSGIFNLRIESGDRFMTFILTVVAMPLLLIFTGIFVALARRDRRAILSPFRKETARQ, encoded by the coding sequence ATGCATGCGATCAGGATACTCGCCCGGCGTGATTTGCGATCCTGGCTGTCGCTGCCTGCATTCTATTTGATGGGAGCGGGCTACCTTATTGTGACGGGGATGGTGTTCTGGGTATTTGCCATGACCATGGGCGGGCGTGGACTGTTGACAACTGAAATCACCTTCAACGGAATGTTGTTCTGGATGGCCTTTCTTGTATTGGCTTCGGCCGTTTCTGTGAAGCTTCTAGGGGATGAGCAGGAACGGGGCACCCTCGAACTTTTGTTGACGGCTCCCGTCAGCGAGGTTGAGGTGGTGGTCGCCAAAGCCGGGGCAGGCTTTGTCTTGATTCTGCTTCTGGCTTTCCCGGCAGTCCTCTATCCGTGGATTCTGAAAGCGCTCTATCCCGGTTGGCGTGGAATCGATGTCGGCATGTGGTTGTCAGGAGTGTTGATTCTCATTCTGCTGTCGGGGTTGATGACCTTGACGGGGATCTTCTGGTCGCTGTTTTTCCGCCGGCAGACCACTGCCATTGTGGCAACCTTTCTAACCGGGGCGATGCTTGTTTTCAGGGGCTCCTTTCGTAGTTGGATCGGGGGCGGCACGGATGCGGCCTCAACCGGATTGGTGGCGGTCGCTTCGCATATTTCAAGTTTTTCGACTGGCGTGATCGATAGCCGTGCGTTGACGTTCTACCTGAGCGGTATGGCTATTCTGCTGTTTGTAAATGTTCGGTTATTGCAGTGGACCCGTTATCGGCGGACTTCTGGTGCGTTGAATGTGGCCGTGTCATTTCTGCTGGTGATGATGCTGGGGGGGCTTGTGAATTTTCTGTCCGTACTTCATCCAGTACGGAGGGATGTCAGTGCGGCGGGGAATAGTCCTTTGCCTGCCGCAGTTGTGAAGACGTTGAATCATGTCAAAACGCCTGTTCAAATTATTCTTCTCGCCCCGGTGGGGGATCCCCAGGCCATTCTGGCGCGGCGGGTTGTTGAGAAGTATCAATTTGCCCACGCCCTGCTTCGCGTGGAAATGGTTGACCAATCCACCGAGCTCAGCCGGACGCGTGAGCTTGTGAGCCAGTATAAAATTCGTCAGCCCAATGTTCTGATCGTGAATTGTGGAACCCGCTACATGGTGTTGCCGATCAAGGGGCTGGATCGGGTTGCGTCCGGAGATGCACGACCTGATCCACGGGGGGCTTCCCTGGGCGCTGTTTTGGAATCCGAGCTGATCATGGCTCTGCGATCCGTTGTTCAGGAAAAAGGCCCTGTCGTTTATTTCCTGACCGGTCACGACGAGCGAAGTATTTCTGATTTTACGGGCTACAGTGGCTATTCCGAAATTGCCGGGATCATCCGCGAACGGCAGTCCGAGGTGCGTCCGTTATTGCTGGGATCCGTGGAGGCGGTGCCGAATGATTGTGCGGTGCTCGTGATTGCCGGTCCGGCACGTCAATTAGCCTCGTGGGAGGTTGGGAAAATTCGAGACTATCTGGCGCGAAGCGGGCGCCTGATGGTATTGCTCGATTTTGGTTCCCATAGCGGTTTGGAGTCGCTGCTTGCGGAATGGGGCATCCGGTTGGGAACGGATCGTATTCTTGATTCCAAGAGCGCTTCCTTACTGACGTCCAGTCGGGAGCGATCTCCGGCTTTCGGGTTGGGTGAAGTTTCCGTGATCCGGTATGGCCGGCATCCCATTACGGATGGCTTGGATGGCTTGGTGTCAACTTTTTACATGCCCCGGTCAGTGGAGCCTCTGTTTCCGGATACCCAGCGAGGCAGTCTTAGCGATCATGCGGATCGGCCGCGTGTGATTGAATTGGCGTTCAGTTCAACTAAAAGCTGGGCCGAGGGGGATCGTGACCAAAGTCCACCCCAATTCAATGAGGGGTATGATCGTTCGGGGCCGTTGCCGTTGGCCGTTTGTGTGGAGAAAGGTCTCTCATCAGAAATCGCAATGGATATCAAGCCTGTGCGTCTGGTGGTGTTCGGGGACTCCCAGTTTGCCGCCAATACCTGTTTAGCGGGTGGAAATGAGTCGTTTTTCGTCAATGCCCTGGAATGGCTTCAAGAGCGCGGGGGGACTCTTGTAGGGTTTGAGGATTTGAGCGGTATATTTAATTTACGAATCGAGTCTGGTGACCGGTTCATGACGTTTATTCTGACCGTGGTAGCCATGCCGCTTCTCTTGATTTTTACCGGTATTTTTGTTGCATTGGCACGGCGGGATCGGCGCGCAATCCTTTCACCCTTCCGAAAGGAGACTGCCCGGCAATGA
- a CDS encoding ABC transporter ATP-binding protein: protein MVDMIDVENVTQKFGPVTALEGLSFQVQKGESIALVGSSGAGKTTLLRILSTYMAPTSGRTQIDGHDGVTESLRVRRLVGYLPEKDATYPEMRVMEYLTFRARLRGLYGRTRVKRLREMVGRCGLAGLERALIGNLSKGETRRVLLADSLAGEPEVILLDEPTLGLDPMNVERIHALLSPLKGERTMVFSTHDMAEAELLGSRVMILSRGQLVAFASPAELIMQYGVRTLTDVVKASVIGGGH, encoded by the coding sequence ATGGTTGATATGATTGATGTTGAAAACGTAACGCAGAAATTTGGTCCGGTGACGGCGCTTGAGGGGCTTTCTTTTCAGGTTCAGAAGGGCGAATCCATCGCTCTTGTGGGCTCGAGCGGGGCTGGTAAGACGACATTACTTCGCATTTTGTCCACTTATATGGCGCCCACATCCGGTAGAACTCAGATTGATGGCCATGACGGGGTCACCGAGTCTTTGCGTGTTCGGCGTCTAGTCGGATATCTCCCCGAGAAAGATGCTACCTACCCCGAAATGCGCGTCATGGAATATCTCACTTTCCGTGCCCGGTTGCGTGGACTTTACGGGAGGACGCGAGTCAAGCGCCTCCGGGAAATGGTCGGGCGTTGCGGGTTGGCCGGACTGGAACGTGCCTTGATCGGCAATCTCTCGAAAGGGGAGACCCGTCGCGTTTTGCTGGCCGACAGTCTTGCCGGTGAACCGGAAGTGATTCTGCTCGATGAGCCCACCCTGGGACTGGATCCGATGAATGTTGAGCGGATTCATGCCTTGCTATCCCCGCTGAAAGGCGAACGCACGATGGTTTTCTCAACCCATGATATGGCGGAAGCCGAGTTGCTTGGTTCCCGGGTGATGATCCTCAGCAGAGGGCAGCTTGTCGCCTTTGCCTCCCCGGCAGAACTGATTATGCAGTATGGGGTTCGAACGTTGACGGATGTGGTTAAGGCGTCTGTAATAGGGGGCGGCCACTGA